From Caminibacter mediatlanticus TB-2, the proteins below share one genomic window:
- a CDS encoding glycine zipper 2TM domain-containing protein, whose translation MKKVVFFVLIFSIFIFSGCTKLYNSNEVSLSDVDTVLSYESGVVEDVKNVIIKDDGSGAVIGAYTGTVFGSMIGKGNGNILSTLLGGLTGAFVGYELDKANAQELFIKLDNGKRIVVISKGVNIHKGDRVRLIKKGSKIVRVEKM comes from the coding sequence ATGAAAAAGGTAGTGTTTTTTGTATTAATTTTTAGTATATTCATATTTTCAGGTTGTACAAAGCTTTATAATTCTAATGAAGTTTCATTATCTGATGTTGATACAGTTTTAAGTTATGAGAGTGGAGTAGTTGAAGATGTTAAAAATGTTATTATAAAAGATGATGGAAGTGGCGCAGTGATTGGTGCATATACTGGTACTGTTTTTGGAAGTATGATTGGTAAAGGAAATGGGAATATTTTATCTACATTATTAGGAGGTTTAACTGGTGCTTTTGTTGGATATGAATTAGATAAAGCCAATGCGCAAGAGCTTTTTATAAAACTTGATAATGGTAAAAGAATTGTTGTGATTTCAAAAGGTGTTAATATTCATAAAGGAGATAGAGTTAGACTTATAAAAAAAGGTTCAAAAATAGTTAGAGTAGAAAAAATGTAA